The Arachis hypogaea cultivar Tifrunner chromosome 14, arahy.Tifrunner.gnm2.J5K5, whole genome shotgun sequence genome has a segment encoding these proteins:
- the LOC112744027 gene encoding uncharacterized protein yields MMGSGTNLVTTVIGFGMSATFIVFVCTRIICGRIRGSVESRMMYEIESRIDVEQPEHHANDPEPEPVMLDAIPTLKFNQEAFSAIEDTQCVICLADYREREVLRIMPKCGHTFHLSCIDIWLRKQSTCPVCRLPLKNSSEAKHVRPVTFTMSQPLDESHTPERNQDSESRVEPAASNSSQPPPPGEPEARQ; encoded by the exons ATGATGGGTTCAGGTACCAATTTGGTTACCACGGTCATTGGGTTTGGGATGAGTGCCACTTTCATTGTGTTTGTGTGCACAAGAATCATTTGTGGGAGGATAAGAGGGAGTGTTGAATCTCGCATGATGTATGAGATTGAATCCAGGATTGACGTAGAACAG CCAGAACATCATGCTAATGACCCTGAACCCGAGCCTGTTATGCTTGATGCAATCCCCACTTTGAAGTTCAACCAAGAGGCCTTCAGTGCCATTGAAGATACACA GTGTGTCATATGTTTGGCAGATTACAGAGAAAGAGAAGTGTTACGCATCATGCCGAAATGCGGTCACACATTTCATCTTTCTTGCATTGACATATGGCTGAGGAAACAATCCACTTGCCCGGTATGCCGTCTGCCATTGAAAAACTCGTCCGAGGCGAAACATGTTAGACCTGTTACATTTACCATGAGCCAGCCTCTTGATGAGTCGCACACACCAGAAAGGAATCAAGATAGTGAGAGTCGTGTCGAACCGGCCGCTAGCAACTCCTCACAACCACCACCTCCCGGAGAACCAGAAGCAAGGCAATGA